Proteins encoded together in one Shewanella acanthi window:
- a CDS encoding SMP-30/gluconolactonase/LRE family protein, protein MQSVTVGKLLMTIPVANQLGEGVQWDGARESIWWTDILSAVIYQFHLPSKTLTSFPMPHRVGSFGLTIDPNELIVAFDIGIARYHLKHKSIKWLAKPEAHLAGNRFNDGRTDRQGRFWAGTMVEVRQSSSQSAALYSIDIEGHCQQHISQLQISNGLCWSPDGKTMYHADSPSHTLFQYDFNTLTGKVSNKRVFATTPESFFPDGAEVDAHGCVWNAHWGGGQVVRYRADGSVDLTLRLPVTNPTSVAFGGRDLDLLIITSAKHALTVEQLADEPEAGNVFIFQLEHIHGLGSLYCQINANLYANADILS, encoded by the coding sequence CGTTGGCAAACTTTTAATGACCATACCTGTGGCCAATCAGTTAGGTGAAGGTGTCCAATGGGATGGGGCACGCGAATCCATTTGGTGGACCGATATATTGTCAGCAGTTATTTACCAGTTTCATTTACCTAGCAAAACCTTAACATCATTCCCGATGCCGCACAGAGTCGGGTCCTTTGGCTTGACCATAGACCCTAACGAGTTAATTGTTGCCTTTGATATTGGTATTGCTCGTTATCATCTGAAACATAAAAGTATTAAATGGCTTGCTAAACCAGAGGCGCATTTAGCGGGTAACCGATTTAATGATGGAAGAACGGATAGGCAGGGTCGATTTTGGGCGGGCACTATGGTTGAAGTGCGTCAGTCTTCATCTCAAAGTGCAGCACTTTATAGTATTGATATTGAAGGTCACTGCCAGCAACACATTAGTCAATTGCAGATTTCCAATGGACTGTGTTGGAGTCCCGATGGAAAGACCATGTACCACGCAGACTCGCCATCACATACTTTATTTCAATATGATTTTAATACGTTAACAGGAAAGGTCAGCAATAAGCGGGTATTTGCGACAACGCCAGAGTCCTTTTTCCCTGACGGCGCTGAAGTGGACGCCCATGGATGCGTGTGGAATGCCCATTGGGGCGGAGGGCAGGTGGTGCGTTACCGAGCGGATGGTAGTGTGGATTTAACCCTCAGATTACCAGTAACTAATCCAACGAGTGTTGCCTTTGGTGGCCGAGATCTGGATTTACTGATTATTACCAGTGCTAAACATGCGCTCACGGTGGAACAATTAGCCGATGAGCCAGAAGCGGGAAATGTGTTTATTTTCCAACTTGAACATATCCATGGACTTGGTAGTCTTTATTGTCAAATCAATGCAAACCTGTATGCCAATGCTGACATCTTAAGCTAA